Proteins from one Elusimicrobiales bacterium genomic window:
- a CDS encoding ABC transporter ATP-binding protein: MKQTIARLLPYLRPHRRRLMQASLAMTATAAINGGASLLLKPVVDGFSSFRDQKQLFVIVILLPAIFLLKLLFQYTQGYLMSFISQKIVQQIREDLFRHLHKLSVEFYWRKRSAEVMTRVTSDLTNLQSALQFLPLYSVRDTFTVMAVFAVLLYINWRFTLIALLVGPLAGVVIGVLGRKMRQSSGRSQAIIGQIYHRFSESLEGMTIVKAFNYEEGAIAKFCQQNDALFAQIMRYLRATALSGPLLEFLGSLVIALLIWVGGREILAHRMTAGDFAVFLGAFFMAYGPLKNLAQANSTFQLGYVSWSRILQLLDEKPHVAEPENPVPVDRLEGDIVFENVSYGYPNGAPVIKRLNLHIKPGQAVAFVGASGSGKTTLINLLLRLFDPAEGRILYDGKDLRAVDLRGLRSHIGLVSQNTILFDDTVSANVALGDGAAAESDIIAACEAADAHEFIAKMPCGYKTMLGERGVKLSGGQRQRLAIARALLKKPSVLLLDEATSNLDTESEKSVQTALERIMKQRTVIMVAHRLSTIAGADKICVLHRGEIAETGTHDELLAKCGIYARLCEIQKMAPAAE, from the coding sequence ATGAAACAGACCATAGCAAGACTGCTGCCGTATCTGCGTCCGCACCGCAGGCGGCTTATGCAGGCTTCGCTTGCCATGACGGCCACCGCCGCCATCAACGGCGGCGCCAGCCTGCTGCTAAAGCCCGTGGTGGACGGGTTTTCCAGCTTCAGGGATCAGAAGCAGTTGTTTGTCATCGTAATCCTGCTGCCGGCCATTTTCCTGCTAAAGCTGCTTTTCCAGTATACCCAGGGCTATCTGATGAGCTTCATCTCCCAGAAAATAGTGCAGCAGATACGGGAGGATTTGTTCCGGCATCTGCACAAGCTGTCGGTGGAATTCTACTGGCGCAAACGCTCCGCCGAGGTAATGACCCGCGTTACCAGCGACCTGACCAATCTCCAGTCCGCGCTGCAGTTTCTGCCGCTGTACTCGGTGCGGGACACTTTCACGGTGATGGCGGTGTTTGCGGTGCTGCTCTATATCAACTGGCGTTTCACGCTGATAGCGCTGCTGGTGGGCCCGCTGGCCGGCGTGGTAATTGGAGTGCTGGGCAGGAAAATGCGCCAGTCCTCCGGGCGCAGCCAGGCCATCATAGGCCAGATTTACCATCGCTTCAGCGAAAGCCTGGAGGGAATGACCATAGTCAAGGCCTTCAACTACGAGGAAGGCGCGATAGCCAAATTCTGCCAGCAGAACGACGCGCTTTTCGCGCAGATAATGCGCTATCTGCGCGCCACGGCGCTGTCGGGGCCGCTGCTGGAATTCCTGGGCAGCCTGGTGATAGCGCTGCTGATATGGGTGGGCGGGCGGGAAATCCTGGCGCACCGCATGACCGCCGGGGATTTCGCGGTTTTCCTGGGCGCGTTTTTCATGGCCTACGGCCCGCTCAAAAATCTGGCGCAGGCCAATTCCACCTTCCAGCTCGGATACGTTTCCTGGAGCAGGATATTGCAATTGCTGGACGAGAAGCCGCATGTGGCGGAGCCGGAAAACCCCGTTCCCGTTGACAGGCTGGAGGGCGACATCGTTTTTGAAAACGTCTCCTACGGCTATCCGAACGGCGCGCCGGTCATAAAGCGGCTCAACCTGCATATAAAGCCCGGGCAGGCGGTGGCGTTTGTGGGGGCCAGCGGCTCCGGCAAGACCACGCTCATCAATCTGCTGCTGCGGCTTTTTGATCCGGCGGAGGGCCGCATTCTCTACGACGGCAAGGATTTGCGGGCCGTGGATTTGCGCGGGCTGCGCTCGCATATCGGCCTTGTGAGCCAGAACACCATACTTTTTGACGATACCGTCTCCGCCAACGTGGCGCTGGGCGACGGCGCCGCCGCCGAAAGCGACATCATTGCCGCCTGCGAGGCCGCCGACGCGCATGAATTTATCGCAAAAATGCCCTGCGGCTACAAAACCATGCTGGGCGAGCGCGGCGTCAAGCTCTCCGGCGGGCAGAGGCAGCGCCTGGCCATAGCGCGCGCGCTGCTTAAAAAGCCCTCCGTCCTGCTGCTGGACGAGGCCACCAGCAACCTGGACACCGAAAGCGAAAAATCCGTCCAGACCGCGCTGGAGCGCATAATGAAGCAACGCACCGTAATCATGGTGGCGCACCGGCTTTCCACTATAGCCGGGGCGGACAAAATCTGCGTCCTCCACCGCGGCGAAATAGCCGAAACCGGCACGCACGACGAGCTGCTTGCCAAATGCGGCATTTACGCCCGGCTCTGCGAAATACAGAAAATGGCCCCCGCCGCCGAATAA
- a CDS encoding alpha/beta fold hydrolase produces MRGKRFGAVCAAAAVLLAACGAASVWAFPKDFPELKGTGGQTAGKILTGFGGDEKLDKAGNRAGLKHVPVILLHGNSGSATHAQWGMVPIRDMLFKAGYNTSEVWAVSYEGDNPYVELMGVHKTHIEDVRAFINAVRDYLGVKKVDVVAHSLGTTMTLAYMAGYDSSGKFNPQKRGYGNISTFVSLAGANNGLGQYSVDEFKTGGDFVKGISAADGVADQTPYGSADEGKQTQGYRQVTSLDNGQITYAALWAAGDFVDAQLRDTGSLKGADINKSFDLGSNTNGHEKIMKDQAVFNTFLPYLNRGKAAGDDREKAASREMKAEKASAASARGFEEKAASINPARVMNWDGPATRDIKPR; encoded by the coding sequence ATGCGCGGAAAGAGGTTTGGTGCTGTGTGCGCCGCCGCGGCGGTATTGCTGGCAGCCTGCGGAGCGGCGTCCGTATGGGCGTTTCCGAAAGACTTCCCCGAGCTGAAGGGAACCGGCGGGCAAACCGCAGGTAAAATCCTGACCGGTTTCGGCGGCGACGAGAAGCTGGACAAGGCCGGCAACCGCGCCGGCCTCAAGCATGTGCCGGTGATATTGCTGCACGGCAACTCCGGCAGCGCCACGCATGCCCAGTGGGGCATGGTCCCGATACGCGACATGCTGTTCAAGGCGGGCTACAACACTTCTGAAGTGTGGGCCGTTTCCTACGAAGGCGACAACCCGTATGTGGAGCTTATGGGCGTCCACAAAACGCATATAGAGGATGTGCGCGCGTTCATAAACGCCGTGCGCGATTATCTGGGAGTGAAAAAAGTGGATGTGGTCGCCCACTCGCTGGGCACGACCATGACGCTGGCGTATATGGCCGGCTATGACAGTTCCGGCAAATTCAACCCGCAGAAGCGGGGCTACGGCAATATTTCCACCTTCGTTTCGCTGGCGGGGGCCAACAACGGGCTTGGCCAATATTCCGTGGACGAGTTCAAGACCGGCGGCGATTTCGTCAAAGGCATAAGCGCCGCCGACGGCGTTGCCGACCAGACACCTTACGGCTCCGCCGACGAAGGCAAACAGACGCAGGGCTACAGACAGGTTACTTCGCTGGACAACGGGCAGATAACGTATGCGGCGCTGTGGGCGGCGGGCGATTTTGTGGACGCGCAACTGCGCGACACCGGCTCGCTGAAAGGGGCGGATATCAACAAAAGCTTTGACCTCGGCTCCAACACCAACGGCCACGAAAAGATAATGAAAGACCAGGCCGTTTTCAACACATTCCTTCCCTACCTGAACCGCGGCAAAGCCGCCGGCGACGACAGGGAGAAAGCCGCCTCGCGCGAAATGAAGGCCGAAAAGGCCAGCGCCGCCTCCGCAAGGGGATTTGAGGAAAAAGCCGCCTCCATCAATCCCGCCCGCGTCATGAACTGGGACGGCCCCGCCACGCGCGACATCAAGCCGCGCTGA
- a CDS encoding sensor domain-containing diguanylate cyclase has protein sequence MTTHPTEVLYKYHKELNRPFADSRQMLARALELMAVNLKLDQACFFSWEPEESLLSLRLVWSGSDAMDLEEDIAAASDSPLRAALESGVICDSAQLDYPAIYIPLRWPGAGRSPAGRQPLADTARLGALRMERLSKSRPFTERERELARGLADELEQNLAHIELDQFTREQLGRASALNELTAVFASSLRMEDGMRLILQGIQKYFGFDRVRLYLVNQAERKLKGELSADARGQVRSLAHEQIPLQPGVHRFADIVLGSVSGDTVADKYRDSVVYLPLTVQGKSEGLLIVDNLLSQQPIMQEDMLSLSSFAGQIALAVDNAVLFDRVQELSQYDELTKLPVRRYFTERFHEEMYRAERFNQPLALIWMDVDFFKEINDSYGHQAGDVALREIGRVILSNLRKIDFPCRYGGDEILVLLPQSKAEEASAIAARLSREIGDIKIPAPFSKTEPLKISVSQGIAAYPGDARTADELLARADEALYWSKTHGRGRIAFYGEVFGAKNHKPPAK, from the coding sequence ATGACCACGCATCCGACCGAAGTGCTTTACAAGTACCACAAGGAGCTTAACCGGCCATTTGCGGACTCGCGCCAGATGCTGGCGCGCGCGCTGGAGCTTATGGCGGTCAACCTCAAGCTGGACCAGGCCTGCTTTTTCTCCTGGGAGCCGGAGGAGTCGCTGCTGTCTTTGCGGTTGGTGTGGAGCGGCAGCGACGCCATGGACCTGGAGGAGGATATAGCGGCGGCCTCCGACTCCCCGCTACGGGCCGCGCTGGAAAGCGGTGTTATATGCGATTCGGCGCAGTTGGACTATCCGGCCATATACATACCGTTGCGCTGGCCGGGGGCGGGGCGCTCCCCCGCCGGAAGGCAGCCCCTGGCCGATACCGCGCGGCTTGGCGCGCTGCGGATGGAGCGCCTGTCCAAATCCCGTCCTTTTACCGAGCGCGAGCGCGAGCTTGCCCGCGGCCTGGCCGACGAGCTGGAGCAGAATCTCGCTCATATAGAGCTGGACCAGTTCACGCGCGAGCAGCTTGGCCGCGCCAGCGCGCTCAACGAGCTGACCGCGGTTTTTGCCTCCTCGCTGCGCATGGAAGACGGCATGCGGCTGATTTTGCAGGGCATACAGAAATACTTCGGTTTTGACCGGGTGCGGCTGTATCTGGTCAACCAGGCCGAGCGCAAGCTTAAGGGCGAACTGAGCGCCGACGCGCGCGGGCAGGTGCGCAGCCTCGCGCACGAGCAGATACCGCTCCAGCCCGGAGTACACCGCTTTGCCGACATAGTGCTGGGCAGCGTCTCCGGCGACACCGTGGCCGACAAATACCGCGATTCCGTGGTATACCTGCCGCTTACCGTGCAGGGCAAAAGCGAGGGGCTGCTTATAGTTGACAACCTGCTTTCCCAGCAGCCGATTATGCAGGAAGACATGCTTTCCTTAAGCTCTTTCGCCGGGCAGATAGCCCTTGCGGTGGACAACGCGGTCCTTTTTGACCGGGTGCAGGAGCTTTCCCAGTACGACGAACTGACCAAGCTCCCCGTGCGCCGCTATTTCACCGAGCGTTTCCACGAGGAAATGTACCGCGCCGAGCGTTTCAACCAGCCGCTCGCGCTTATCTGGATGGACGTGGATTTCTTCAAGGAGATAAACGATTCCTACGGCCATCAGGCCGGCGACGTCGCGCTGCGCGAAATAGGCCGCGTGATACTTTCCAACCTGCGCAAAATAGACTTTCCCTGCCGCTACGGCGGCGACGAGATTCTGGTGCTGCTGCCCCAGTCCAAGGCGGAGGAAGCCAGTGCCATAGCCGCCCGCCTCTCGCGCGAGATAGGCGATATAAAAATACCCGCGCCTTTTTCAAAGACCGAGCCGCTGAAAATAAGCGTCAGCCAGGGCATAGCCGCCTATCCGGGCGACGCGCGCACTGCCGACGAGCTTCTGGCCCGCGCCGACGAGGCGCTGTACTGGAGCAAAACCCACGGCAGGGGCCGCATAGCGTTCTACGGTGAAGTCTTTGGCGCAAAAAACCACAAGCCTCCCGCGAAATAG
- a CDS encoding extracellular solute-binding protein, with protein sequence MIFWVLPNSGLQTVSHLKSLLSEFEREHPDIRVELAVLTRDALWRRLFEFQRQPRRAETGDIVQIPHYWTALFARLGIIDPLPEFTPKSCLDEWIEPLRPHCLLPGSSDIYSVPWWMDVTALHYRTDHMRAVCGNGSAAFREWDDVVRICRELARKFGGGNYFPMENSNLRGSVNLRDLLPSIWSRGGDIFNTECTRAVVHREEALRGMEDYLQLLSGGHMPLLRERGSLGTMLEGRASMTVSRRLSQSLLPENDEFEVKTVPLPGGLYGAHSLLSSYNLALVKNAKNRSEAAELLKWLVRPAQQAMYCRMIHAFQPAAAEFEQFIFSSHERMRTYSEIVAGARALPNVTVCGTYVEILDSALSRIAIAVARGSYSSGMLLQEMVKVQVEMDYLLSLYGE encoded by the coding sequence ATGATATTCTGGGTTCTGCCTAATTCCGGTTTGCAGACGGTTTCGCATCTGAAATCGCTGCTGTCCGAATTCGAGCGCGAGCATCCCGATATACGGGTGGAGCTTGCCGTTTTAACGCGCGACGCGCTGTGGCGCAGGCTTTTTGAGTTCCAGCGCCAGCCCCGCCGCGCGGAGACGGGGGATATCGTCCAGATACCGCATTACTGGACCGCGCTGTTTGCGCGGCTGGGCATTATAGACCCGCTGCCGGAATTCACCCCCAAGTCCTGCCTGGACGAATGGATAGAACCGCTGCGCCCGCACTGCCTGCTGCCCGGCTCGTCCGACATATACAGCGTTCCCTGGTGGATGGATGTAACAGCCCTGCATTACAGGACCGACCATATGCGCGCGGTGTGCGGCAACGGCTCCGCCGCGTTCCGGGAATGGGACGATGTGGTGCGCATCTGCCGCGAGCTGGCCAGAAAGTTCGGCGGCGGCAATTATTTCCCGATGGAAAACTCCAATTTGCGCGGCTCGGTCAACCTGCGGGATTTGCTGCCGTCCATCTGGAGCCGCGGCGGAGATATTTTCAACACCGAATGCACCCGCGCCGTGGTCCACCGCGAGGAGGCGCTGCGCGGGATGGAGGATTATCTGCAGTTGCTTTCCGGCGGCCATATGCCGCTGCTGCGCGAGCGCGGCTCGCTTGGCACCATGCTGGAGGGCCGCGCCAGCATGACGGTGTCGCGCCGGCTTTCGCAGTCGCTGCTGCCGGAAAACGACGAGTTTGAGGTCAAGACCGTCCCGCTGCCCGGCGGCCTCTACGGCGCGCACAGTCTGCTTTCCAGCTATAATCTCGCGCTGGTCAAAAACGCCAAAAACCGCAGCGAGGCGGCGGAGCTGCTTAAATGGCTGGTCCGCCCGGCGCAGCAGGCGATGTACTGCCGCATGATACACGCCTTCCAGCCCGCCGCGGCGGAGTTTGAGCAGTTTATTTTCTCTTCGCATGAGAGGATGCGCACCTATTCCGAAATCGTGGCCGGGGCGCGCGCGCTGCCAAATGTTACCGTCTGCGGGACATATGTGGAGATTCTGGATTCGGCGCTTTCGCGCATAGCCATAGCGGTGGCGCGCGGCTCGTACTCATCGGGAATGCTGCTTCAGGAGATGGTGAAAGTCCAGGTGGAGATGGATTACCTGCTTTCGCTTTACGGCGAATGA
- the tsaD gene encoding tRNA (adenosine(37)-N6)-threonylcarbamoyltransferase complex transferase subunit TsaD, whose product MRLRVLGIETTCDETAAAVYEDGRLLSDVVWSQVPLHRRYKGVVPELASRAHCEKIAPVIAKALKDCPARRGAPVDAVAFARGPGLAGGLVSGSVAAQTVGGLYNVPVMGVNHLEGHLYSCEFTAGGRVRALEFPLLALIISGGHTELWHVKGYGRYRRLGKTRDDAAGEAFDKVAKLLGLDYPGGPAVEAAARGARRGGVVFPRPMLEGSRDFSFSGLKTAVSYHLRGGKPAKAAEICAAFQDSVIETVTAKTLNAARDLKLRHIAVGGGVAANGALREYLSDGTAKAGMTVRFVERKYCSDNGAMAALCGWHMLRAGCRPGVSAINPALEVKNWIL is encoded by the coding sequence ATGAGACTGCGGGTGCTTGGCATAGAGACCACCTGCGACGAGACCGCCGCCGCGGTTTACGAGGACGGACGGCTGCTTTCGGATGTGGTGTGGTCGCAGGTTCCGCTGCACCGGCGCTACAAGGGGGTTGTGCCGGAACTTGCCAGCCGCGCGCATTGCGAAAAAATCGCCCCGGTAATAGCCAAGGCGCTTAAGGACTGTCCCGCCCGGCGGGGCGCGCCGGTTGACGCGGTGGCTTTCGCCAGGGGGCCGGGACTGGCAGGCGGGCTGGTGTCCGGCAGCGTGGCGGCGCAGACCGTCGGGGGGCTTTATAACGTTCCGGTCATGGGCGTGAATCATCTTGAAGGCCATCTCTATTCCTGCGAGTTCACCGCCGGCGGGCGCGTCAGGGCCCTTGAATTTCCGCTGCTGGCGCTTATAATATCCGGCGGGCATACTGAGCTGTGGCATGTCAAAGGCTATGGCAGATACCGCCGGCTGGGGAAAACGCGCGACGACGCCGCCGGCGAGGCTTTTGACAAGGTGGCCAAGCTGCTGGGGCTGGATTATCCCGGCGGGCCGGCTGTGGAGGCCGCCGCGCGCGGCGCGCGCAGAGGCGGAGTGGTGTTCCCGCGCCCCATGCTGGAGGGCAGCCGCGATTTTTCGTTCAGCGGATTGAAAACCGCCGTAAGCTATCACCTGCGCGGCGGAAAGCCGGCGAAAGCCGCAGAAATCTGCGCCGCGTTCCAGGATTCGGTGATAGAGACCGTAACCGCCAAAACATTGAATGCCGCGCGGGATTTGAAGCTGCGGCATATAGCGGTCGGCGGCGGGGTGGCGGCCAACGGCGCATTGCGGGAGTATTTGTCCGATGGGACCGCAAAAGCCGGAATGACCGTCCGTTTCGTGGAAAGGAAATACTGCTCCGACAACGGCGCGATGGCCGCATTGTGCGGCTGGCATATGCTCAGGGCGGGCTGCAGGCCCGGCGTTTCGGCAATCAACCCCGCGCTTGAAGTGAAAAACTGGATTTTATGA
- a CDS encoding S41 family peptidase — translation MAKRNRIMLWVLAAFFMGTVFPLAYSAVDQTYQQLRVLVEVLELVKDNYVDETDSKKLLYGAANGIVRELDDFSQFMDPDVNKRVKGDTEGEFGGIGIRITSRDGFVVVITPMPGTPAYRAGIMPGDRIVKIEDESVKDMSPDDAVKKLRGAPGTKVRFTIARDPESKSTDAPALIKEFTLERAKIVTEAVDFKMLENGTGYLRLAEFSGHMMQSTSKALDSMSKDGMKALVIDMRYNPGGLLAGAVDFSKLFMGENRMVVYTKGRKAENYQEFRCGRAAKYSALPLVVLVNGGSASASEIVAGALQDNKRAVIVGARTFGKGSVQSILPLSDGSGLRLTVAKYYTPSGKTIHRDPKTGAGGIVPDITVDVPRETERRLMEQMDKLYAQGKEPISAVKKEDMVKDEALIRALEILKAREAFISLKQ, via the coding sequence ATGGCAAAACGCAACAGGATAATGCTTTGGGTGCTGGCGGCTTTCTTTATGGGAACCGTTTTCCCGCTGGCTTATTCCGCCGTGGACCAGACGTATCAGCAGTTGCGCGTGCTGGTGGAGGTGCTGGAGCTGGTAAAGGACAATTACGTAGACGAAACCGACAGCAAAAAGCTCCTTTACGGCGCGGCCAACGGAATTGTGCGCGAGCTGGACGATTTCTCCCAGTTTATGGACCCCGACGTCAACAAGCGCGTCAAGGGCGACACGGAGGGCGAGTTCGGCGGCATAGGCATACGGATAACCTCGCGCGACGGTTTTGTGGTGGTCATCACGCCCATGCCCGGCACTCCCGCCTACAGGGCCGGCATCATGCCTGGGGACCGCATCGTCAAAATAGAGGATGAAAGCGTCAAGGACATGTCGCCCGACGATGCCGTCAAAAAGCTGCGCGGCGCGCCCGGCACCAAAGTGCGCTTTACCATCGCGCGCGACCCGGAGAGCAAAAGCACGGACGCCCCTGCGCTGATAAAGGAGTTCACGCTGGAGCGGGCTAAAATAGTAACCGAAGCGGTGGATTTCAAAATGCTGGAAAACGGCACAGGATACCTGCGGCTGGCGGAATTTTCCGGCCACATGATGCAGTCTACGTCCAAGGCGCTGGATTCCATGTCCAAAGACGGGATGAAGGCGCTTGTCATAGATATGCGCTACAACCCCGGCGGGCTGCTGGCCGGCGCGGTGGACTTCTCCAAGCTGTTCATGGGCGAAAACAGGATGGTGGTTTACACCAAGGGCCGCAAGGCCGAAAACTATCAGGAATTCCGCTGCGGGCGCGCCGCCAAATACTCCGCTCTGCCGCTGGTGGTGCTGGTAAACGGCGGCTCCGCCTCCGCTTCCGAGATTGTGGCCGGCGCGCTGCAGGACAACAAGCGCGCGGTGATAGTGGGCGCGCGCACCTTCGGCAAGGGCAGCGTGCAGTCCATACTGCCGCTGTCCGACGGTTCAGGCCTCAGGCTTACTGTCGCCAAATACTACACCCCCAGCGGCAAAACCATACACCGCGACCCCAAAACCGGCGCCGGCGGCATAGTGCCGGATATAACCGTGGATGTCCCGCGCGAAACGGAGCGCCGGCTTATGGAGCAGATGGACAAGCTCTACGCGCAGGGGAAAGAGCCTATTTCCGCGGTTAAAAAAGAGGATATGGTCAAGGACGAGGCCCTGATCCGCGCCCTGGAGATACTCAAGGCGCGCGAAGCCTTTATAAGCCTCAAGCAATGA
- a CDS encoding peptidoglycan DD-metalloendopeptidase family protein, translating to MERNALSPLSSRAVSGFAGAWLAALFLCAAPVTAASSREQTKQELEKIQSQLSARKKEMERYRKQERDINRYIEFLKRQSDQAEQARQGILREKTQTEHLLRDTEIKTASLKSSLERWKRLAADDTRTYAALQLSSFPYYGSARLPQQLYLQAALYQKASLLTRLSDERERSQRQLNSWKRASRELVDRSNKLRREKERRMSDYRKKVAALNTARDRQQQIQAELDDLKASAASLMKFLKNFEKKQAAGPSRGKNGISIARHSLPWPAGGEVVSNFGREAVPALKTWIYREGVKIAARPGEQVLSVMEGDVIYAGPFRSYGNVVIIDHRRGFFTVYGLLADMSVRKGDKAAAGQPLGTAGPDNGNISGGSPAQTVYFEIRSGTTAVDPVEWLIKR from the coding sequence ATGGAAAGAAACGCTCTGAGCCCGCTTAGTTCGCGCGCGGTTTCCGGCTTTGCCGGCGCGTGGCTGGCGGCGCTGTTTCTGTGCGCCGCCCCGGTCACGGCGGCATCCTCGCGCGAGCAGACGAAGCAGGAACTGGAGAAAATACAGTCCCAGCTGAGCGCGCGCAAAAAGGAGATGGAGCGCTACCGCAAGCAGGAGCGCGACATAAACCGCTACATAGAGTTCCTGAAACGGCAAAGCGACCAGGCCGAGCAGGCCCGGCAGGGCATTCTCCGCGAAAAGACGCAGACGGAGCATCTGTTGCGGGACACGGAGATAAAAACGGCCTCGCTGAAATCCTCGCTTGAGCGGTGGAAGCGGCTTGCCGCCGACGATACGCGGACTTACGCCGCGTTGCAACTGTCGTCATTTCCGTATTACGGCAGCGCCAGGCTGCCGCAGCAGTTGTATTTGCAGGCCGCGCTGTACCAGAAAGCGTCCCTTCTTACCCGCCTTTCGGATGAGAGAGAGCGCAGCCAGCGCCAACTCAATTCCTGGAAGCGCGCCAGCCGCGAGCTGGTGGATCGCTCCAACAAGCTCCGCCGCGAGAAGGAGCGGCGCATGAGCGATTACAGGAAAAAAGTCGCCGCCCTCAACACGGCAAGGGACAGGCAGCAGCAGATACAGGCGGAACTGGACGATCTGAAAGCTTCCGCCGCCAGCCTGATGAAATTCCTGAAGAATTTTGAGAAAAAACAGGCCGCCGGCCCTTCCCGCGGAAAAAACGGCATCAGCATAGCGCGCCACAGCCTGCCCTGGCCGGCGGGGGGAGAGGTGGTCAGCAATTTCGGGCGGGAGGCGGTTCCCGCGCTGAAAACCTGGATTTACCGGGAAGGCGTCAAAATCGCGGCCCGTCCGGGGGAGCAGGTCCTTTCCGTCATGGAGGGCGACGTAATATACGCGGGTCCTTTCCGCTCATACGGAAATGTTGTAATAATAGACCATAGGCGCGGTTTTTTCACGGTTTACGGGCTGCTTGCGGATATGTCGGTGCGCAAAGGCGACAAGGCGGCAGCCGGACAGCCGCTGGGAACCGCAGGCCCGGACAACGGGAACATATCCGGCGGCAGCCCCGCCCAGACTGTGTATTTTGAGATACGCTCCGGCACCACTGCGGTGGATCCGGTGGAATGGCTGATTAAAAGGTGA
- a CDS encoding permease-like cell division protein FtsX, giving the protein MRQNISGDGTGGARTWRSPAFMTGGHRAAFLISLCLALPLCAAAFMEKQSAQLESLLRDDFRLFLIVDDKAPLSAMNGLEDAVRALPYVAEARFVSKKQALEELKLGDADLIKSITVAAENPMPEYFSVKVADPALENIGGWLDANVLQGKMPAIAGVSYKPEQVYAILHASFYRRFLRLVFCAAAFVLAMAALAVEIAAVRGAGFSLPSVQVWGWLLSGAGGAAAGALLCWLLVSPVKHLSPMWWSLPLAQWRFAAPALGALCGWILFRWKETL; this is encoded by the coding sequence ATGCGCCAGAATATTTCAGGAGACGGAACCGGCGGCGCGCGGACCTGGCGTTCGCCGGCGTTTATGACCGGCGGCCACAGGGCGGCTTTTCTGATAAGCCTGTGCCTGGCGCTGCCGCTGTGCGCCGCCGCTTTCATGGAAAAGCAGAGCGCGCAGCTTGAATCGCTGCTGCGGGACGATTTCAGACTTTTTCTGATTGTGGACGACAAGGCCCCGCTTTCCGCCATGAACGGGCTGGAAGACGCGGTACGCGCGCTGCCTTATGTGGCGGAGGCGCGCTTTGTCTCAAAAAAACAGGCGCTGGAGGAACTGAAGCTGGGCGATGCGGACCTGATAAAATCCATCACCGTGGCGGCTGAAAATCCGATGCCGGAGTATTTTTCGGTGAAAGTGGCCGATCCCGCGCTTGAGAATATCGGCGGCTGGCTGGACGCAAACGTGCTTCAGGGCAAAATGCCGGCCATAGCCGGCGTTTCCTACAAGCCGGAGCAGGTTTACGCGATATTGCACGCCTCGTTCTACAGGCGGTTTCTGCGGCTTGTGTTTTGCGCGGCGGCTTTTGTTCTCGCCATGGCGGCGCTGGCCGTTGAAATAGCCGCCGTGCGCGGCGCGGGGTTTTCGCTTCCCTCCGTTCAGGTCTGGGGCTGGCTGCTTTCCGGCGCGGGCGGGGCCGCCGCCGGCGCGCTGCTGTGCTGGCTGCTTGTCTCTCCTGTGAAACACTTAAGCCCGATGTGGTGGTCCCTGCCGCTGGCGCAGTGGCGGTTTGCGGCGCCGGCTCTGGGCGCGTTATGCGGCTGGATACTTTTCCGATGGAAAGAAACGCTCTGA